The DNA window tatcggttctaacaatacgatagtactcaagttaaaatatttcaagattcaacgtaagaaaaaggaaggtgcaagtcacctacctgctccacctgtgggtcgatcctgtcttgatgatggtccaatcccgaccgcaccacctaagacatcaatagtcacaaatcagcacagttgcatttattttatttttgaatcatactcatcatcacacttatttcaagagttcatatgttcacattcaagtgttccatattttacgctatcataacatgagattgttactagcatttaagtcattcctgcctaggaggcttattgtaggaattcggcagcgagaactggttcgctgcgggctgccagttcggcagcgaaaactgcatcgctgttggtgccgCAGTTTCGCTGCATCAACGCACActtggcagcgaatatcaatttcGCTGCAGGAAAAGTTCAGTCGCTGGCAACGAAACATAATTTCGGCTGCACCACACACAAATCGACaacgaatatcaattcgctgcagtaggttccgttgcggcagcgaaacagaatttcgctgcgcaacacacaaatcggcagcgaatatcaattcgctgcaggaaggttcagttgcggcagtgAAGGGTACAGAattttcgctgcgcaacacacaaatcggcagcgaatatcaattcgctgcagcaggttcagttgcggcagcaaaacagaatttcgctgcgcaacacacaaaatctgcagcgaatatcaattcgctgcagggaGGTTCAGTtggcggcagcgaaacagaatttcgctgcgcaacacacaaatcggcagcgaatatcaattcgctgcagcaggttcagttgcggcagcgaaacagaatttcgctgcgcaacacacaaatcggcagcgaatatcaattcgctgcaggaggttccgtgcggcagcgaaacagaatttcgcaactcggaaccatcaatttcagcacatagttcttcaacaaaattccagcaaataacatcacagcagaacacattaaattccagcactaaatcacagcagaacacattaaattccagcaagaacttcacagcagaacacattaaattccagcactaacatcacagcagaacacattaaattccagcaagaacatcCAGCAGAATACATTAATTGCAGCACAatcatcacaacagaacacattaattccagcagcaacatctcaacagaacacatttaatttcagcaccaacatcacagcagaaacacattcattccagcagaacacacacacatgcatgctggcttaccccatagttaaagccagcttCTACCTATaatgttagatgttctgaaattgactttatttcacttctgtttgctagatctcctagttaatttcagtttcccccatagttggcttaagtcttagattaatttttcttagggctttttcttcttcattttcgtttttgatcttaagggggagaggaaagggagttccatgacccataccttctgattttaaaactaagtttgaggaaggtttgacactattcttttctcttcagctgctggttctcctccttcttcttcctctccacgttttccagctctctttttcctctcctctatgcagctgcccacttcCTCTCTCAAGTTCTCATCTCtcctcacaagctcacaagacactctactagtttgattcacgtttttgatgtgaaaggggaagggaagaatgacatgcagctgctggtttgggaagaagatggtcttctctctccctctttgtatttatactacccatcaaatgaattgggttgtttgggggtgggtttaggtgtgtccttatccttgtttggtttatctaaaaccagtttttacccctccctcccagctgtgcatcactgttgattgagaattcgGCAGcccaaaactgcgtcgctgccgatttctgcatcggcagcgaaaactgcgtcgctgccgatttctgcatcggcagcgaaaactgcgtcgctgcccaatccagaatcggcagcgaaaactgcgtcgctgccaaaaccagaatcggcagcgaaaaccgcgtcgctgccgatttctgcatcggcagcgaaatctgcgtcgctgccgatttctgcatcggcagcgaaatctgcgtcgctgccgatttctgcatcggcagcgaaaactgcgttcatcaccatctttctctctctctttctctttatatatatatatatatagacatatatatattttcgtttgggtgtttacacaAACACTTTGCGGCAGCATATTGGATGTTTataggaaacatcctattcttggacatctTCACATGGACAATTAATCTTCCACTGTAATCTTCAATTATTAGATTACAGTTCTTCATAAGAAGAGTGTAACCTTTCTCCAGAAGTTGGCCTATACTCAGCAAGTTATGCTTAATAGCTGGAACATAATAAACATCTGCAATGTAGCTATGATCTCCATTCTTTAAACGGATTGAGATGTTGCCTCTTCCTTTCACTGGAACTTTGGAGGTGTCTCCAAAAGTGACTTAACCTTTTACAGTTTCATCTAGATCTTCAAATAGATCTCGTTGACCACTCATGTGATTGCTAGCTCCAGAATCTAAATACCATATATTCTCTTGTTTCTCACCTAGTCCTTGTTGGACTAATAATGCAGTTGGTCCTCTGACAATGGCATCCTCCTCTGCATAGTTGGCTTGTTTACGTCTGGTAGAGCTTTCCTTCtacattcagtgctatagtggccaaattgattgcaattaTAACACTGGATAtttctcttgtcacggttattgtaaccgcctcctcttcctctaggagtgaattcttgttgtcctcgacctcctctggtggtgtttctaccacctcttcctctaaagcttgtattccaagatcctcttccTTGAAATTGCTGAAATCCTCCTCGTCTTTGTTGACTCCTTCCTTGAGTGGTATATCCACTTGTTAAAGTCTTCCTGCCCTCCTTAAGAGACAACTTTgattgtaaggcatgctcaattgccttatctccatttcttttcacaatcttttgctcatgagcttgcaaagaacttaTCTCAATTGCCTTATCAACTGTCAATTTGTCcacttctttggactcttcaatagcgacaacaacaaaatcaaattttggatctagggatctcaaaattttctcagtaattcaAGAATCtgtgatggcttctccatttcttctcatctgattgactatcaccataattcttGTGTGATAGTCAGAAATAGATTCTGAGGACTTCATCTGcaataattcaaattcacctcgcaaagattgaagacgaatcttcttgattctgtcagcacctttgtattctTGTTGAAGAGCCtcccatattttttttgatgtttctgCGGAAGCAATGATCTCAAATGTGttttcatcaagaccttgatagatgatggtctttgctttgttgtctttctttatgTTGACTTTTAGGGCTTGCTTATGTGCCTCTTTTAGAGCATCTTCTGCTTCCTTGGACTCTGGTTCGTCATAACCATATTGCACAATATCTATACACTCTTGTGaaccaaggaatgccttcaatctgatgcaccaactatcatagttgtctttggtcagcttcggaATGAGTGTTTGTGTGCTTTTtatagtcattttgctctttgaatgactatatcaccttctgggagccgaatttgacaaaacggacactgtagatcgatccaaaatgctcaaaatagtagggaaccggtatGACTTTGTTGAAAATAGGTCAAAAATAAGGTGAATCGGTCCAAAAACTGATTTTgcacggcgggcggttcgctggggtTTAAACGGGAATATTCTTTCGGCTCGGCGCGGCGCGAAGGAAGGCTCGGTCTGTGGCTCGGCTAGGACGCAACTTACAAGGCTCGACTCAGCTCAATATATGGCGCAAGTGGACGGCACTCATCGTCTACCTTTGGGCGCGTGGGATGCGCGTGGGAGAACAATGCAGAATATTCAGGAGGCGCGTGTGGGATACCTCCGTCTCCGATGAAGCTGATTCTTGCACCAGTGAGTTCGTATTGATGAgatctacactgtggaatgattaaaacttgttttttgaaaactttgaaaattcaagtatatcccaaaacacttctgttttctgacgaacggggctctgataccaattgttggtgggagaaaccactggtggtggctttggaacacttagaggggataaaacacacggttttattacaaaaacaaaagcttaCAGAATACAAACTCttaatacacaccctctctttctctcttttctttcccacACATTATAACACAAACTTAACAtcttatttatacataaattgagAGGTAGTAGGTGGTGGTGTTTAATAGTAGGTGGCAGCACGTGATGGTAGTTGATATTAGGTGGATGGTAGGTGGTAGTAGGTGATTAATTGTGTTTACCAGAACACATCTCTAGCTATTAATTTGTCTGTTTGCCTTAGTTGGCAAAGCTTTACAAGTTCAGGCCACCagtttattcattttaatttactattttattctAAGCATCCTTGAGCTGTCCACCCTCAGGACTCATATCTTCTGAATGACAAGATTAACACCGTGCTCGGGCTCCAAAAGCAAACCGAAGGTAGGGGAGTGACGATAGTTTGGGGAGATGCTAAGATTGAAACTGGATAAGATCATAGCAAGCAAGACTTTCAATTGCATCATCCCTAATTTATTGCCGGGACACATCCGAGCCCCAACTCCGAAAGGTATATAGGCATGGGAAGACTTGCATGCACCTGAAACTCCGTCAATGAACCTTTCAGGATTGAACTTGTCTGCGTCAGGCCCCCAAAGGTCAGGGTCGCGGTGCAATGCTGGTGCCCATATCCAAATGTGTACACCTTTTGGAACCTGCATATCACCAAGCTTCACATCTTGCAGGGCTCGCCTTGATACCAACGCCACTGACGGGTAAAGCCTGAGCACCTCTAATATCACCATCTTTAACTGCAGTTAATTAAGGGTATATTGAAGTTAAAATGACTAGTTATCTGTGCTTTTTAATGGACCAATCAGCTACCTACCACTTTCATCTTGCGAAGCATATTGAAATTCGGGAGATGACCGCCACAGACTTGCTTAACTTCGGACCGGGCACGAGCTTGCCATTCAGGATTTGAAGCTAATAGCATTAAACCCCACATTGCAGCAATAGCAGTCCCCTCAGAGGCAGCGAGCAACATGTTCTTGCAGTTATCAACTATGAACTCATGAGCACTTGATGGACGAGGCCCACCATTTTCGGAACCTTCCAAGATCACTTGCAATATGTCCTTGGTTGTGCTAGATCCACAGCGGTCCTTGGCTATGTCCAAAATCATCGAATGGATCTCCTTTGCCAATGTCCAAGCATTTCTATTTGCTTTAGTAGGAAGATATCTGATTCAAGGACAAAAAAATGAGTGCAATTGACAACCCACCATTGCTTCATtacatatatgtatatacaaGGAGATCGAGGAGGGGAGAGGACTTGCCTCAAGAATGGAATCCCAATTGTCGTTGGTGTTCCCATTGCCTTAAAAAGAGTGTGACACCTTGCACTTACGTTCATTCCTCTACAATGATCATGCCCGAACACAAGCTTTGAGATTATGCAGGAGGTGAAGCTTCTCATGTGGCTATCCACCATGATATCTGCATCTAATCCATCCTTGGATTCCATTAATATTCTTTCCCATGATTTAATCACAGCGCTACCAGATTCAACAATTATGTTCAAAGTATCCTGCATAACACAAGGTCCCACATCATAAACTGAGAATTAATTAAGCTGctgtaaattcaatttaagcCGACCTTGTCCACATAGAGCTGGGGGCTTAAAATCTTTCTCTGGTGAGACCAAGCCGGTCCATTTGTTGTAATAATGCCTTTGCCTAACAGAACTCCCCTGTCCTTCTGTAGATAAGTAGGTTTTCCCAGGTTCAACGATCTAAAGAGTTTTATTTCCTTCACCATAGACGGATTGGTGGCATACAAGAAGTGCAACGTCCCAAGTTTAAACATGTACGTGTTACCTGtcattttttgaaaagtaattaacCACACCATAAcgttgaaataattaatatccctaaataattttatgataaaaggAGCACCC is part of the Populus alba chromosome 10, ASM523922v2, whole genome shotgun sequence genome and encodes:
- the LOC118035095 gene encoding cytochrome P450 714C2, whose amino-acid sequence is MEGFPISYNFTCLVLLLTWSLIVYLYYSFWWRPELRLRKQGIRGPPPNFLLGNIPEIKQAIVQNRSESTPSIESDGFSGFPSFRQWCRKYGNTYMFKLGTLHFLYATNPSMVKEIKLFRSLNLGKPTYLQKDRGVLLGKGIITTNGPAWSHQRKILSPQLYVDKDTLNIIVESGSAVIKSWERILMESKDGLDADIMVDSHMRSFTSCIISKLVFGHDHCRGMNVSARCHTLFKAMGTPTTIGIPFLRYLPTKANRNAWTLAKEIHSMILDIAKDRCGSSTTKDILQVILEGSENGGPRPSSAHEFIVDNCKNMLLAASEGTAIAAMWGLMLLASNPEWQARARSEVKQVCGGHLPNFNMLRKMKVLKMVILEVLRLYPSVALVSRRALQDVKLGDMQVPKGVHIWIWAPALHRDPDLWGPDADKFNPERFIDGVSGACKSSHAYIPFGVGARMCPGNKLGMMQLKVLLAMILSSFNLSISPNYRHSPTFGLLLEPEHGVNLVIQKI